A single Acidobacteriaceae bacterium DNA region contains:
- the cmk gene encoding (d)CMP kinase encodes MSETAANDRVGREPARRERPVIAIDGPAGAGKSTLAAHLARKFGFLNLETGAMYRALALKAIENDLAFEDEPALMDLAEYTRIALEPQAEGNRVILDGVDVSRRVRDADVTEAASKVSVHPGLRAWMVGQQRKLGELGGVVMEGRDIGTAVFPDAEVKIFLDAAPEVRGSRRYRQRVPEQAKVTEESVLKELRERDARDRNRAESPLRPAEDAVILDSTAMTLEEVLAAAEEIVRSHVEAGKLQAKLH; translated from the coding sequence ATGAGTGAGACAGCAGCGAACGACAGGGTGGGGCGAGAGCCGGCGAGACGGGAGCGGCCGGTGATTGCCATTGACGGGCCGGCGGGAGCTGGAAAGAGCACGCTCGCGGCGCATCTGGCGCGGAAGTTTGGTTTTCTGAACCTGGAGACCGGGGCAATGTATCGCGCACTGGCTCTGAAGGCCATCGAGAATGACCTCGCCTTTGAGGATGAGCCGGCGCTGATGGACCTGGCCGAGTACACGCGAATTGCGCTGGAGCCGCAGGCTGAGGGAAATCGCGTGATCCTGGATGGCGTGGATGTCTCGCGGCGGGTGCGGGATGCGGATGTGACGGAGGCGGCTTCCAAGGTGTCGGTTCATCCGGGCCTGCGGGCGTGGATGGTTGGACAACAGCGGAAGCTGGGCGAGCTCGGCGGCGTGGTGATGGAAGGCCGGGACATTGGGACGGCGGTTTTTCCGGACGCCGAGGTGAAGATTTTTCTGGATGCGGCGCCTGAGGTGCGTGGGAGCCGGCGTTACCGGCAGCGCGTCCCGGAGCAGGCGAAGGTTACTGAAGAGTCAGTGTTGAAAGAGCTGCGGGAGCGGGATGCGCGGGACCGAAATCGGGCGGAATCGCCGCTGCGGCCAGCGGAGGACGCGGTGATTCTGGACTCAACGGCGATGACGCTGGAGGAGGTGCTGGCGGCTGCTGAGGAGATCGTCCGGAGCCATGTGGAGGCGGGTAAATTGCAGGCTAAGTTGCACTAA
- a CDS encoding cold-shock protein gives MEQGTVKWFNDAKGFGFISRQNGEDVFVHYSAINTNGFKSLQEGQAVQFNVVKGPKGWQASDVQPL, from the coding sequence ATGGAACAGGGAACGGTGAAGTGGTTCAACGACGCCAAGGGTTTTGGCTTCATCAGTAGGCAGAACGGCGAGGACGTCTTCGTACATTACTCAGCAATCAATACGAACGGTTTCAAGAGCCTTCAAGAAGGTCAGGCCGTTCAGTTCAATGTTGTGAAGGGGCCCAAGGGCTGGCAGGCGTCTGACGTTCAGCCGCTGTAG
- a CDS encoding 3-hydroxyacyl-CoA dehydrogenase NAD-binding domain-containing protein has translation MHTSCPLRRIAVIGAGAAGRDFALRSVRAGFDVILEDVMPSRLRSAHHAIASETPAGALHLASTVEEAVRDADLAIDFVPDELESKLEIFSMLDRMAPPRTILGTPTTALSIADLASCTYRPQLCFGLRFPTQISAELIHTSRTSADALSAVASWLAAIGFAVTSLRDTAEASL, from the coding sequence ATGCATACCTCCTGCCCGCTGCGCCGCATTGCGGTCATCGGTGCAGGAGCGGCAGGCCGCGACTTCGCCCTTCGCTCCGTTCGCGCCGGCTTCGACGTCATCCTCGAGGACGTCATGCCTTCCCGCCTGCGCAGCGCCCACCACGCCATCGCTTCAGAAACACCTGCAGGCGCGCTTCATCTCGCCTCCACCGTTGAAGAAGCCGTTCGCGACGCCGACCTCGCCATCGACTTCGTTCCCGACGAGCTCGAGTCCAAGCTCGAAATCTTCTCGATGCTCGACCGCATGGCGCCTCCCCGCACCATCCTGGGCACACCAACCACCGCACTCAGCATCGCCGATCTTGCCTCCTGCACCTATCGCCCGCAGTTGTGCTTCGGCCTTCGCTTCCCGACTCAAATCTCCGCCGAACTGATCCACACATCGCGCACATCGGCCGACGCTCTCTCCGCCGTCGCCAGCTGGCTTGCCGCAATCGGATTCGCCGTGACCTCTCTGCGCGATACAGCCGAAGCTTCTCTATAG
- the malQ gene encoding 4-alpha-glucanotransferase yields the protein MTSERVSGVLLHITSLPSYGGIGDFGPAAFAFVDFLAAAKQRLWQVLPLNPTGYGSSPYSALSAFAGNPLLISLERLVDAGWLSPHRIEGLPGHNGPCKFELAFEAKRPLVEEAAANFLDNASPDDRARFQRFSQDNISWLTDWAMFAVLRHRFNYSGWISWPSEYALRQSDAMTALLNDSSREIAIEQVIQFFFAEQWNALRSYCAERKIKILGDIAIFVSYDSADVWTHPEIFELDDQRRPTRVSGVPPDYFSATGQRWGNPLYKWSLLEERGFDWWIARVRRSLALYDLIRLDHFRGFEAFWSIAADEETAMNGHWVKAPGHALFNRLKEIFGDLPFVAEDLGLITPEVDELREYFGMPGMRILQFGFAERGGHTYLPHRYIANTVVYTGTHDNNTTLGWWREDTTPDERNNVQIYLGPVDQHNDCEIVWQMIRAAADSVANIAIYPLQDVLELSSEARMNRPAAAYGNWSWRFGLDELKSEFAHRLCAITEMSDRDGYQKPIEGESAGSPTDSAALRIQEGAAR from the coding sequence ATGACGTCAGAGCGGGTTTCAGGAGTTCTGCTGCACATAACCTCGCTTCCCTCCTACGGCGGCATCGGCGACTTCGGGCCGGCCGCCTTTGCCTTTGTCGACTTCCTGGCCGCAGCCAAGCAGCGGCTCTGGCAAGTCCTCCCGCTTAATCCCACCGGATACGGCAGCTCGCCCTACTCCGCGCTTTCCGCCTTCGCCGGCAATCCGCTCTTGATCTCGCTCGAGCGCCTGGTCGATGCCGGTTGGCTTTCCCCACACCGCATCGAAGGTCTCCCCGGCCACAACGGCCCCTGCAAATTCGAGCTCGCCTTCGAAGCCAAGCGCCCACTTGTCGAAGAGGCCGCCGCCAACTTCCTCGACAACGCAAGTCCCGACGACCGCGCCCGCTTCCAGCGCTTCTCACAGGACAACATCTCCTGGCTCACCGACTGGGCCATGTTCGCCGTCCTTCGTCACCGCTTCAACTACTCCGGTTGGATCTCCTGGCCGTCCGAGTACGCTCTCCGTCAGTCCGACGCGATGACTGCACTCCTCAATGACTCCAGTCGCGAGATCGCCATCGAGCAGGTCATTCAATTCTTCTTCGCCGAACAGTGGAACGCTCTCCGTTCCTACTGCGCCGAACGCAAGATCAAAATCCTCGGCGACATCGCTATCTTCGTCAGCTACGACTCCGCCGACGTCTGGACCCACCCCGAAATCTTCGAGCTCGACGATCAGCGCAGGCCCACCCGCGTCTCCGGCGTCCCACCCGACTACTTCTCCGCTACCGGACAGCGCTGGGGAAATCCGCTCTACAAGTGGAGTCTGCTTGAAGAGCGCGGCTTCGACTGGTGGATCGCGCGCGTTCGCCGCTCGCTTGCCCTGTACGATCTCATTCGCCTCGATCACTTCCGCGGCTTCGAAGCCTTCTGGTCCATTGCCGCCGATGAAGAGACCGCGATGAACGGTCACTGGGTCAAAGCTCCAGGCCACGCCCTCTTCAATCGCCTCAAAGAAATCTTCGGCGATCTCCCCTTCGTCGCCGAAGACCTTGGCCTCATCACTCCCGAAGTCGACGAGTTGCGCGAATACTTCGGCATGCCCGGCATGCGCATCCTTCAGTTCGGATTCGCCGAGCGCGGCGGCCACACCTACCTGCCCCACCGCTACATCGCCAACACCGTCGTCTACACCGGCACGCACGACAACAACACCACACTCGGCTGGTGGCGCGAAGACACAACGCCCGACGAGCGTAACAACGTACAGATCTATCTCGGCCCCGTCGACCAGCACAACGACTGCGAGATCGTCTGGCAAATGATCCGCGCCGCCGCCGATTCTGTCGCCAACATCGCCATCTATCCGCTGCAGGACGTCCTCGAGCTCTCGAGCGAAGCCCGCATGAACCGCCCGGCCGCCGCCTACGGCAACTGGTCCTGGCGCTTCGGTCTCGACGAGCTCAAGTCAGAGTTCGCTCACCGCCTCTGCGCCATCACCGAGATGTCCGACCGCGACGGCTACCAGAAGCCCATCGAGGGCGAATCCGCCGGCAGCCCCACCGACTCCGCCGCTCTCCGCATTCAGGAAGGCGCCGCCCGTTAG
- a CDS encoding peptidyl-prolyl cis-trans isomerase gives MIRIFQQDNKATKIIFGLIIAAASVAMVITLVPGIFSGDDTSNNTAVFATVRAPGLWGRLFGGSDAITMQEVSQQTERQMQQQHYPDFARPILMNKVGQEQVERAVLVREADRLGLQVSDDDLRRELQTGPLSQYLFPGGKYIGDQGYMNFVEQFFGVGVSQFEKEVKEDLELARLQSLVTGSVTVSDSAVRAAYLQQGQKVKFNYAVISADDIKKTINPSDAELQAFFNQNSARYANAVPETRKLSFFAFDDASLPGGKPQVSEAEIQAYYNGHQDQFNVPAQVKTRHILISAPKGADTATDNAAKAKAQDVLKQLQAGGNFAELAKKYSDDPGSKDQGGELPLMPASNLDPAYASAAMALNPGQTSGLVRSQFGYHIIQTEQKQAAHTKSLAEVHDSIVAALESQKAASAAQNYANQLVTEARKDGLEKTAQAHNLHVVTTDYIAHDATIPSLPDSTGLLTAAFSATKNAPPQSASTGEGYAVFQVLDIKPAHAPDFASWKSHVLDDYREQKAPELLNAQLIKLADRAKVLNDLSKAAAEMKIPVKTSDLVGRDAQVPDIGSMTGPASVLFSLPKGGISGPINEGPNGSVAQVVDKQEPTPDDIAKNLSATREKLLDDQRQEAFGLFATSLMQRYQQGGAIIYSRKQPGGLP, from the coding sequence ATGATCCGCATCTTTCAGCAGGACAATAAAGCCACCAAGATCATCTTCGGTCTCATCATCGCCGCCGCCAGCGTCGCCATGGTCATTACCCTGGTACCCGGCATCTTCAGTGGTGACGACACATCGAACAATACCGCGGTCTTCGCGACCGTTCGCGCTCCCGGACTCTGGGGCCGCCTCTTCGGTGGCAGCGATGCCATCACGATGCAGGAGGTCTCGCAGCAAACCGAGCGCCAGATGCAGCAACAGCACTACCCAGACTTCGCGCGCCCCATTCTCATGAACAAGGTCGGCCAGGAGCAGGTCGAGCGTGCTGTCCTCGTTCGCGAAGCCGACCGCCTCGGCCTCCAGGTCTCCGACGACGACCTTCGTCGTGAGCTCCAGACCGGTCCGCTCTCGCAGTACCTCTTTCCCGGCGGCAAGTACATCGGCGATCAGGGATACATGAACTTCGTCGAGCAGTTCTTCGGCGTCGGCGTCTCTCAGTTTGAGAAGGAAGTCAAAGAGGACCTTGAACTCGCACGCCTTCAATCCCTAGTCACCGGCAGCGTCACCGTCTCTGACAGCGCCGTCCGCGCCGCGTACCTCCAGCAGGGTCAGAAGGTGAAGTTCAACTACGCGGTCATCTCCGCTGACGACATCAAGAAGACCATCAATCCTTCTGACGCCGAGCTGCAGGCCTTCTTCAACCAGAATTCCGCGCGCTACGCCAACGCCGTACCTGAGACCCGCAAGCTTTCCTTCTTTGCCTTCGACGACGCCAGCCTTCCCGGCGGCAAGCCGCAGGTCAGCGAGGCCGAAATTCAGGCCTACTACAACGGCCATCAGGATCAGTTCAACGTTCCTGCGCAGGTCAAGACACGTCACATCCTCATCTCCGCACCCAAAGGCGCCGACACGGCCACCGACAACGCTGCAAAGGCGAAGGCACAGGACGTCCTCAAGCAGCTTCAAGCTGGCGGCAACTTCGCAGAGCTCGCCAAGAAGTACTCCGATGACCCCGGTTCCAAGGACCAGGGCGGTGAACTTCCCCTGATGCCGGCCAGCAACCTCGATCCCGCCTACGCTTCAGCGGCGATGGCCCTCAACCCCGGCCAGACCTCCGGTCTCGTTCGCTCGCAGTTCGGCTATCACATCATCCAGACCGAACAAAAGCAGGCCGCGCACACCAAATCCCTCGCCGAGGTGCATGACTCCATCGTCGCCGCACTCGAGAGTCAGAAGGCTGCTTCGGCCGCACAGAACTACGCCAACCAGCTCGTCACCGAAGCCCGCAAAGACGGCCTCGAGAAGACTGCGCAGGCACACAACCTCCATGTCGTCACGACCGATTACATCGCCCATGACGCCACAATCCCCAGCCTGCCTGATTCCACCGGCCTTCTGACCGCAGCTTTCAGCGCCACCAAGAATGCTCCTCCGCAGAGCGCATCGACAGGCGAAGGCTACGCAGTCTTCCAGGTACTCGATATCAAGCCCGCGCACGCGCCCGACTTCGCATCCTGGAAGTCGCACGTTCTCGATGACTACCGCGAGCAGAAGGCGCCTGAGCTCCTCAACGCGCAGCTCATCAAGCTCGCCGATCGCGCCAAGGTCCTCAACGATCTCTCCAAGGCCGCTGCCGAGATGAAAATCCCGGTCAAGACCAGCGACCTCGTCGGCCGCGACGCCCAGGTCCCTGATATCGGTTCCATGACCGGCCCCGCATCCGTGCTCTTCTCGCTTCCGAAGGGCGGCATCTCGGGCCCGATCAATGAAGGCCCCAATGGCTCTGTGGCTCAGGTTGTTGACAAGCAGGAGCCCACTCCCGATGACATCGCCAAGAACCTCTCCGCAACCCGGGAGAAGCTCCTCGACGATCAACGCCAGGAGGCCTTCGGTCTCTTCGCTACCTCCCTGATGCAGCGTTACCAGCAGGGCGGGGCCATCATCTACAGCCGTAAGCAACCCGGCGGCCTGCCGTAA
- a CDS encoding BON domain-containing protein codes for MSLKGFSRISHPILVGSFVVGTAAFAQNQPTQGNMPDAQIEANVLRALASAPELSTQNIQSATVYGTVTLTGNVHDEAMRTKAENLVARAVGVKKVVDELALGDSPATSDQAAVDQSGDQSAQAAQQPPAGGQLQSDGSYAPAQPPSEQAENTAPPMPNQQQPDYNQQQPQPPNGTQQAPDGSQYPGGYGPPQNQPQAPYGPPQANQQYPGGYGPPQGQPQQQPYGAPQANQQYPGGYGPPQDQGQAQPYPGQPQQYSGQAQQYPGQAQQYPGQQQPYQGQPQPYGPPPRRPLYNNGPDQAYAPPGGQQAGLSVTIPEGAMLRIRINRGLDSNHIKPGTPFDGTVINDVAADGAIAIPRGASVQGTVVDATKAGTLSGRGELSLAINSVTLAGVSYPLETKLWEQHGRDKSTTTANSALGLGALGAILGGIAGGGTGAAVGAVAGAGVGVAGSASSPSGRVIVPPEAVITFQLAQPAVVKTVSEQEMARLAYAAGANPQQPPMRRYYSPYYGYYYAPYYGR; via the coding sequence ATGAGCCTCAAAGGCTTTTCTCGTATCAGCCACCCCATCCTCGTTGGCAGCTTCGTCGTGGGCACTGCGGCCTTCGCCCAGAACCAGCCCACGCAGGGCAACATGCCGGACGCCCAGATCGAGGCCAACGTCCTCCGGGCACTGGCCAGCGCCCCCGAGCTTTCGACCCAGAACATCCAGTCCGCCACTGTCTATGGCACCGTCACCCTGACCGGCAACGTGCACGACGAGGCGATGCGCACCAAGGCTGAGAACCTGGTCGCGCGTGCCGTGGGTGTCAAGAAGGTCGTTGACGAGCTTGCACTCGGCGACTCTCCCGCAACCTCCGATCAGGCCGCTGTCGATCAATCTGGCGATCAATCCGCTCAGGCCGCTCAGCAACCGCCCGCTGGCGGTCAATTGCAGTCAGACGGCAGCTACGCTCCGGCCCAGCCACCCTCGGAACAGGCCGAAAACACTGCTCCTCCAATGCCGAACCAGCAACAGCCGGACTACAACCAGCAACAGCCGCAACCGCCCAACGGCACCCAGCAGGCGCCGGACGGCAGCCAATATCCGGGCGGCTATGGCCCTCCGCAAAACCAGCCTCAAGCTCCTTACGGCCCACCTCAGGCCAATCAGCAGTACCCCGGCGGCTACGGTCCTCCACAGGGTCAGCCTCAGCAGCAGCCGTACGGCGCACCTCAGGCTAATCAGCAATACCCCGGCGGTTATGGACCTCCTCAGGATCAGGGTCAGGCGCAACCATACCCCGGCCAGCCGCAACAGTATTCGGGTCAAGCACAGCAGTATCCTGGTCAAGCACAGCAGTATCCTGGCCAACAGCAGCCCTATCAAGGCCAGCCGCAACCATACGGCCCGCCGCCTCGTCGTCCGCTATACAACAACGGTCCGGACCAGGCCTACGCCCCTCCCGGAGGACAGCAGGCAGGGCTTTCGGTCACAATCCCCGAAGGAGCGATGCTGCGCATCCGCATCAATCGCGGCCTCGACTCAAATCACATCAAGCCTGGCACACCGTTTGACGGCACCGTCATCAATGACGTAGCCGCCGATGGTGCAATTGCGATCCCGCGCGGCGCCTCCGTGCAGGGCACCGTCGTTGACGCCACCAAAGCCGGTACGCTGAGCGGTCGCGGCGAGCTCAGCCTCGCCATCAACAGCGTCACACTCGCGGGCGTCAGCTATCCGCTCGAAACCAAACTCTGGGAGCAGCACGGCCGTGACAAATCCACCACGACCGCCAACAGCGCCCTTGGGCTCGGCGCCCTCGGAGCCATCCTCGGCGGTATCGCCGGCGGAGGCACGGGCGCTGCCGTTGGAGCCGTCGCCGGTGCCGGCGTCGGGGTCGCCGGATCCGCCTCATCGCCCAGCGGACGCGTCATAGTTCCTCCCGAGGCAGTCATCACCTTCCAGCTCGCCCAGCCGGCCGTCGTGAAGACCGTCTCCGAGCAGGAGATGGCTCGACTTGCCTACGCTGCCGGTGCCAACCCCCAGCAGCCGCCGATGCGCCGTTACTACAGCCCCTATTACGGTTACTACTACGCTCCCTACTATGGCCGCTGA